In one window of Pseudochaenichthys georgianus chromosome 5, fPseGeo1.2, whole genome shotgun sequence DNA:
- the LOC117447092 gene encoding neurexophilin-2 isoform X2: protein MQVLGWTIVFLCQWILRKVQGLEKQVEFSDLRPVGSVMKSLPYGIGGGGPSGGVVKPPYQTRIFSTSIDQTPMKTKPPTYSFYNPYDPARNQSLLLDQTGYRSKRKPSLKTNMKTKKIFGWGDFYFNVKTMKFSLLVTGKIVDHINGTFTVYFRHNSSSLGNVSVSIVPPTKVVEFEVLHHQQQHHQLHPHTQQEVQIQQTQQSTVNHKEIKTFNCRVEYEKTNRSKKPKPCLYDPSQTCFTEHTQSHAAWLCAKPFKVICIFISFLSIDYKLVQKVCPDYNFQIGKFG, encoded by the exons GTCCAAGGGTTGGAGAAGCAGGTGGAGTTCTCAGACCTGCGCCCAGTGGGGTCTGTGATGAAGTCTCTTCCCTATGGCATAGGAGGAGGCGGACCGTCAGGAGGAGTGGTGAAGCCTCCATACCAAACACGTATCTTCTCCACCTCCATCGACCAGACACCTATGAAAACCAAGCCGCCCACCTACAGTTTCTATAACCCTTACGACCCGGCCCGGAATCAGTCCCTGCTGCTGGACCAGACAGGATACCGCTCTAAGCGCAAGCCCTCGCTAAAGACAAACATGAAGACCAAGAAGATCTTCGGCTGGGGAGACTTCTACTTCAACGTCAAGACCATGAAGTTCAGCTTGTTGGTGACAGGGAAGATCGTGGACCACATCAACGGCACGTTCACTGTTTACTTCCGCCACAACTCGTCCAGCCTTGGGAACGTGTCGGTCAGCATTGTGCCACCCACCAAAGTTGTGGAGTTTGAGGTCCTccaccaccagcagcagcaccatCAGCTACACCCTCACACTCAGCAGGAGGTCCAGATCCAGCAGACCCAGCAGTCCACCGTCAACCACAAAGAGATAAAGACCTTTAACTGTCGGGTGGAGTACGAGAAGACCAACAGATCCAAGAAGCCGAAACCCTGCCTGTATGACCCCTCTCAGACCTGCTTCACGGAGCACACCCAGTCCCATGCCGCCTGGCTCTGTGCCAAACCCTTCAAGGTCATCTGCATCTTCATCTCTTTCCTCAGCATCGACTACAAGCTGGTGCAAAAAGTGTGTCCGGACTACAACTTCCAAA TTGGAAAATTCGGTTGA
- the LOC117447092 gene encoding neurexophilin-2 isoform X1, producing MQVLGWTIVFLCQWILRKVQGLEKQVEFSDLRPVGSVMKSLPYGIGGGGPSGGVVKPPYQTRIFSTSIDQTPMKTKPPTYSFYNPYDPARNQSLLLDQTGYRSKRKPSLKTNMKTKKIFGWGDFYFNVKTMKFSLLVTGKIVDHINGTFTVYFRHNSSSLGNVSVSIVPPTKVVEFEVLHHQQQHHQLHPHTQQEVQIQQTQQSTVNHKEIKTFNCRVEYEKTNRSKKPKPCLYDPSQTCFTEHTQSHAAWLCAKPFKVICIFISFLSIDYKLVQKVCPDYNFQSEHPYLG from the coding sequence GTCCAAGGGTTGGAGAAGCAGGTGGAGTTCTCAGACCTGCGCCCAGTGGGGTCTGTGATGAAGTCTCTTCCCTATGGCATAGGAGGAGGCGGACCGTCAGGAGGAGTGGTGAAGCCTCCATACCAAACACGTATCTTCTCCACCTCCATCGACCAGACACCTATGAAAACCAAGCCGCCCACCTACAGTTTCTATAACCCTTACGACCCGGCCCGGAATCAGTCCCTGCTGCTGGACCAGACAGGATACCGCTCTAAGCGCAAGCCCTCGCTAAAGACAAACATGAAGACCAAGAAGATCTTCGGCTGGGGAGACTTCTACTTCAACGTCAAGACCATGAAGTTCAGCTTGTTGGTGACAGGGAAGATCGTGGACCACATCAACGGCACGTTCACTGTTTACTTCCGCCACAACTCGTCCAGCCTTGGGAACGTGTCGGTCAGCATTGTGCCACCCACCAAAGTTGTGGAGTTTGAGGTCCTccaccaccagcagcagcaccatCAGCTACACCCTCACACTCAGCAGGAGGTCCAGATCCAGCAGACCCAGCAGTCCACCGTCAACCACAAAGAGATAAAGACCTTTAACTGTCGGGTGGAGTACGAGAAGACCAACAGATCCAAGAAGCCGAAACCCTGCCTGTATGACCCCTCTCAGACCTGCTTCACGGAGCACACCCAGTCCCATGCCGCCTGGCTCTGTGCCAAACCCTTCAAGGTCATCTGCATCTTCATCTCTTTCCTCAGCATCGACTACAAGCTGGTGCAAAAAGTGTGTCCGGACTACAACTTCCAAAGTGAGCACCCTTACCTTGGATAA
- the LOC117447092 gene encoding neurexophilin-4 isoform X3 — MKSLPYGIGGGGPSGGVVKPPYQTRIFSTSIDQTPMKTKPPTYSFYNPYDPARNQSLLLDQTGYRSKRKPSLKTNMKTKKIFGWGDFYFNVKTMKFSLLVTGKIVDHINGTFTVYFRHNSSSLGNVSVSIVPPTKVVEFEVLHHQQQHHQLHPHTQQEVQIQQTQQSTVNHKEIKTFNCRVEYEKTNRSKKPKPCLYDPSQTCFTEHTQSHAAWLCAKPFKVICIFISFLSIDYKLVQKVCPDYNFQSEHPYLG; from the coding sequence ATGAAGTCTCTTCCCTATGGCATAGGAGGAGGCGGACCGTCAGGAGGAGTGGTGAAGCCTCCATACCAAACACGTATCTTCTCCACCTCCATCGACCAGACACCTATGAAAACCAAGCCGCCCACCTACAGTTTCTATAACCCTTACGACCCGGCCCGGAATCAGTCCCTGCTGCTGGACCAGACAGGATACCGCTCTAAGCGCAAGCCCTCGCTAAAGACAAACATGAAGACCAAGAAGATCTTCGGCTGGGGAGACTTCTACTTCAACGTCAAGACCATGAAGTTCAGCTTGTTGGTGACAGGGAAGATCGTGGACCACATCAACGGCACGTTCACTGTTTACTTCCGCCACAACTCGTCCAGCCTTGGGAACGTGTCGGTCAGCATTGTGCCACCCACCAAAGTTGTGGAGTTTGAGGTCCTccaccaccagcagcagcaccatCAGCTACACCCTCACACTCAGCAGGAGGTCCAGATCCAGCAGACCCAGCAGTCCACCGTCAACCACAAAGAGATAAAGACCTTTAACTGTCGGGTGGAGTACGAGAAGACCAACAGATCCAAGAAGCCGAAACCCTGCCTGTATGACCCCTCTCAGACCTGCTTCACGGAGCACACCCAGTCCCATGCCGCCTGGCTCTGTGCCAAACCCTTCAAGGTCATCTGCATCTTCATCTCTTTCCTCAGCATCGACTACAAGCTGGTGCAAAAAGTGTGTCCGGACTACAACTTCCAAAGTGAGCACCCTTACCTTGGATAA